The Homo sapiens chromosome 16, GRCh38.p14 Primary Assembly genome includes the window GAGGACTACCACAAATGCAAAGTAAGGAGCTTCCTCCCCGCAGTTGCAGGATAGTTCAGTGCTGATGCAGATGATGCCACGGCTCTTAGACTCTCTCAACATTCAATTTCTCATGTGTTGGCTTTTTCAGATCCCCCCTTCTGCAAGAAAGCCTCTTTGCAACTGggtaagtttgtttgttttccttgcttttgaACATAGTCTGCCAGGTCAGGACATGGATACATTTTTCTCCCTACAGCTCTGTGCTCAAGCCCTGCAGAGGGAGATGGCAGAGAGGAAGGCTGCCTACAGGCATCACAGTCCCATCCCTGTTGGTAACCGTGTTGTGCAAAAACACCTTCATCCCCACCCAGTGGGGCCCCTGATCTAAATTCAAAGTGTCAGAGGTTCcatatttgtaatagcaaatggGCCCTGACTGTAAATTAGTGAAGAGTGAATGTAACTTATTACCCACAGGGACAATTCCAAATGAAGGCCTTAAATGATGCTCAGCTAAGCTGGTTCTTGTGTGGCCTCTGTACCTTCAAAAGCTGCCAAGTCCTATGATTACACGTGATGGGACTTGTACACTTGAAGtgaaacacagttttaaaacttgctttgttTAGAATTCCCACCTCATTTTTCCATGGACAAAAGTATTCTTTATGTCCTAGTGCACTTACAATTTGGTATTACCTGGGagtgaaaagaaatattacagcCATGCCTAAGTGACTTCTTGAGGTGAGATTGTTCTGTCAGAAAACCCTCTCCCAGTTCCCCTGCAGCTCTTCAGGAATCCACATCTCTCCAGAGCTCTTTGTTCTCATGGGTGGCACCTCCAGAGTGAAGAAGTTCCTTTGTCAAGAAGGGAAACAGAGGGGAAATGAGAGGGTCCTGCAGGCAGAGCTGGAATCAACTTCCACTCTGCCTCTTgcaagctgtgtgaccctgggcacaatttctccttcctctggaaacctCTGTTTTCTTAGATTTGGAGCAGGGTGGTCACACTGACCTTGCAGAGTTCTGAGAGTCAGAGACAGAACATGAAAGGCCTGGAAAACATTCTCCAAAAAGAAGCTGCAACATGTGTGGACAATGGGCTTTTCATGCCTCTCTTACTGTCTCTTACTGTCTGTTGACCTGGTGCAAGAAACATGCTCTGGTGATGGCTGTGAGGGAGGAATGAGGATAGACATAGACACTCCTGTGTCTCAAACATGCTTCTTTATTACTCTGTTATGACTCTGTCTTCCCTGGGGCAGGACCCCAGCCTGCCTACATTTGCAGACAGACACAGTGGCATGTGGAGACAACAGTGTGTCCCAATGACTTTCCTTTACCCTCCAGCTGTCGGCAGTACTCAGTGGAAGGGTGATATTATGACACTGATACTGCTATTTTGAAACCTGGAGGATGGAAAGGTGCAAAAATCTATCACCAGCAACAGAAGGTGCAGACTGTGTTGGTGGTGGTAATTTTGTCCATCAAATGAATATGTGTGAAAACATTCCCTCCTTTGGCCCTACAGGTCAGAATGGCGGCAGCGGAGCATCGTCATTCTTCAGGATTGCCCTACTGGCTCTACCTCAcagctgaaactttaaaaaacaggatGGGCCGCCAGCCACCTCCTCCAACTCAACAACATTCTATAACTGATAACTCCCTGAGCCTCAAGACACCTCCTGAGTGtctgctcactccccttccaccctcagtgGATGATAATATCAAGGAGTGTCCTCTTGCTCCTCTTCCACCCTCTCCTCTTCCACCCTCAGTGGATGATAATCTGAAGGAATGTCTCTTTGTCCCGCTTCCACCCTCTCCTCTTCCACCCTCAGTGGATGATAATCTGAAGGAATGTCTCTTTGTCCCGCTTCCACCCTCTCCTCTTCCACCCTCAgtggatgataatctcaagactcctcccttagctactcaggaggccgaggtggaaaaACCACCcaaacccaagaggtggagggtGGATGAGGTGGAACAATCGCCcaagcccaagaggcagagggaggccgaggcacaacaATTACCcaaacccaagaggcggaggttgagtAAGCTGagaacacgccattgcactcaagcctgggcaataagaataaATCCGTAggtcgaaaaaaagaaaaaaatcaaaaaacaaaacaaaacccacgcTCCAAAAACAAACTAacgaagaataaataaataatataaaaataaaataaatactgcagTCCTTATGTTATTGCTTTGTTTCAATATCTGGTATGATTGCCTGAGGGACCTGAGGTTTTTAATtaattgtagggttttttttttaatctttagaagTGGTtggttatgtaaaatattattattattattattattttttgagactgggttttgctctgtcacccaggctggagtgcagtggctcgatcacagctcactgcagcctcaacctcctgggcttcaagcaatcctcctgcctcagcctcccaagtagctgggatcacagatgtatgtgtgccaccacgcctggccaatgttaaaaaatcctttaacttttttgtagagatgcactcctggactcaagcgatcctcctactggTCCCGACCACCAGCCTCTTTCTGATAAACATTTACACTGTTTATTATCTGATGCCATTTCTATCTTCTTCCTTGTCGTCCAGACATCAAAGAATTAGGtttcttcagggttttctttttcaagtcCTCATTGTTAAAGATCACTCACATTAGGGCCAGACACcacgactcatgcctgtaatcccagcactttgggaggccgaggcgggcag containing:
- the NPIPB8 gene encoding nuclear pore complex-interacting protein family member B8 isoform X9 produces the protein MRLRFWLLIWLLLGFISHQPTPVSFLKTIFWSRNGHDGSMDVQQRAWRSNRSRQKGLRSICMHTKKRVSSFRGNKIGLKDVITLRRHVETKVRAKIRKRKVTTKINRHDKINGKRKTARKQKMFQRAQELRRRAEDYHKCKIPPSARKPLCNWVSLFVFLAFEHSLPGQDMDTFFSLQLCAQALQREMAERKAAYRHHSPIPVRMAAAEHRHSSGLPYWLYLTAETLKNRMGRQPPPPTQQHSITDNSLSLKTPPECLLTPLPPSVDDNIKECPLAPLPPSPLPPSVDDNLKECLFVPLPPSPLPPSVDDNLKECLFVPLPPSPLPPSVDDNLKTPPLATQEAEVEKPPKPKRWRVDEVEQSPKPKRQREAEAQQLPKPKRRRLSKLRTRHCTQAWAIRINP
- the NPIPB8 gene encoding nuclear pore complex-interacting protein family member B8 isoform X10: MRLRFWLLIWLLLGFISHQPTPVSFLKTIFWSRNGHDGSMDVQQRAWRSNRSRQKGLRSICMHTKKRVSSFRGNKIGLKDVITLRRHVETKVRAKIRKRKVTTKINRHDKINGKRKTARKQKMFQRAQELRRRAEDYHKCKIPPSARKPLCNWVRMAAAEHRHSSGLPYWLYLTAETLKNRMGRQPPPPTQQHSITDNSLSLKTPPECLLTPLPPSVDDNIKECPLAPLPPSPLPPSVDDNLKECLFVPLPPSPLPPSVDDNLKECLFVPLPPSPLPPSVDDNLKTPPLATQEAEVEKPPKPKRWRVDEVEQSPKPKRQREAEAQQLPKPKRRRLSKLRTRHCTQAWAIRINP
- the NPIPB8 gene encoding nuclear pore complex-interacting protein family member B8 isoform X5, with the translated sequence MVKLSIVLTPQFLSHDQGQLTKELQQHVKSVTCPCEYLRKVINSLAVYRHRETDFGVGVRDHPGQHGKTPSPQKLDNLIIIIIGFLRCYTFNILFCTSCLCVSFLKTIFWSRNGHDGSMDVQQRAWRSNRSRQKGLRSICMHTKKRVSSFRGNKIGLKDVITLRRHVETKVRAKIRKRKVTTKINRHDKINGKRKTARKQKMFQRAQELRRRAEDYHKCKIPPSARKPLCNWLCAQALQREMAERKAAYRHHSPIPVRMAAAEHRHSSGLPYWLYLTAETLKNRMGRQPPPPTQQHSITDNSLSLKTPPECLLTPLPPSVDDNIKECPLAPLPPSPLPPSVDDNLKECLFVPLPPSPLPPSVDDNLKECLFVPLPPSPLPPSVDDNLKTPPLATQEAEVEKPPKPKRWRVDEVEQSPKPKRQREAEAQQLPKPKRRRLSKLRTRHCTQAWAIRINP
- the NPIPB8 gene encoding nuclear pore complex-interacting protein family member B8 isoform X12; the encoded protein is MFQRAQELRRRAEDYHKCKIPPSARKPLCNWVSLFVFLAFEHSLPGQDMDTFFSLQLCAQALQREMAERKAAYRHHSPIPVRMAAAEHRHSSGLPYWLYLTAETLKNRMGRQPPPPTQQHSITDNSLSLKTPPECLLTPLPPSVDDNIKECPLAPLPPSPLPPSVDDNLKECLFVPLPPSPLPPSVDDNLKECLFVPLPPSPLPPSVDDNLKTPPLATQEAEVEKPPKPKRWRVDEVEQSPKPKRQREAEAQQLPKPKRRRLSKLRTRHCTQAWAIRINP
- the NPIPB8 gene encoding nuclear pore complex-interacting protein family member B8 isoform X3 — encoded protein: MRLRFWLLIWLLLGFISHQPTPVINSLAVYRHRETDFGVGVRDHPGQHGKTPSPQKLDNLIIIIIGFLRCYTFNILFCTSCLCVSFLKTIFWSRNGHDGSMDVQQRAWRSNRSRQKGLRSICMHTKKRVSSFRGNKIGLKDVITLRRHVETKVRAKIRKRKVTTKINRHDKINGKRKTARKQKMFQRAQELRRRAEDYHKCKIPPSARKPLCNWVSLFVFLAFEHSLPGQDMDTFFSLQLCAQALQREMAERKAAYRHHSPIPVRMAAAEHRHSSGLPYWLYLTAETLKNRMGRQPPPPTQQHSITDNSLSLKTPPECLLTPLPPSVDDNIKECPLAPLPPSPLPPSVDDNLKECLFVPLPPSPLPPSVDDNLKECLFVPLPPSPLPPSVDDNLKTPPLATQEAEVEKPPKPKRWRVDEVEQSPKPKRQREAEAQQLPKPKRRRLSKLRTRHCTQAWAIRINP
- the NPIPB8 gene encoding nuclear pore complex-interacting protein family member B8 isoform X11 — protein: MKECEHAEKERQVSEAEENGKLDMKEIHTYKKMFQRAQELRRRAEDYHKCKIPPSARKPLCNWVSLFVFLAFEHSLPGQDMDTFFSLQLCAQALQREMAERKAAYRHHSPIPVRMAAAEHRHSSGLPYWLYLTAETLKNRMGRQPPPPTQQHSITDNSLSLKTPPECLLTPLPPSVDDNIKECPLAPLPPSPLPPSVDDNLKECLFVPLPPSPLPPSVDDNLKECLFVPLPPSPLPPSVDDNLKTPPLATQEAEVEKPPKPKRWRVDEVEQSPKPKRQREAEAQQLPKPKRRRLSKLRTRHCTQAWAIRINP
- the NPIPB8 gene encoding nuclear pore complex-interacting protein family member B8 isoform X2, which gives rise to MPMRVPEEVTLRNPGSSGRKERPEAGTGSWLGRTRNQVINSLAVYRHRETDFGVGVRDHPGQHGKTPSPQKLDNLIIIIIGFLRCYTFNILFCTSCLCVSFLKTIFWSRNGHDGSMDVQQRAWRSNRSRQKGLRSICMHTKKRVSSFRGNKIGLKDVITLRRHVETKVRAKIRKRKVTTKINRHDKINGKRKTARKQKMFQRAQELRRRAEDYHKCKIPPSARKPLCNWVSLFVFLAFEHSLPGQDMDTFFSLQLCAQALQREMAERKAAYRHHSPIPVRMAAAEHRHSSGLPYWLYLTAETLKNRMGRQPPPPTQQHSITDNSLSLKTPPECLLTPLPPSVDDNIKECPLAPLPPSPLPPSVDDNLKECLFVPLPPSPLPPSVDDNLKECLFVPLPPSPLPPSVDDNLKTPPLATQEAEVEKPPKPKRWRVDEVEQSPKPKRQREAEAQQLPKPKRRRLSKLRTRHCTQAWAIRINP
- the NPIPB8 gene encoding nuclear pore complex-interacting protein family member B8 isoform X13; amino-acid sequence: MKECEHAEKERQVSEAEENGKLDMKEIHTYKKMFQRAQELRRRAEDYHKCKIPPSARKPLCNWVRMAAAEHRHSSGLPYWLYLTAETLKNRMGRQPPPPTQQHSITDNSLSLKTPPECLLTPLPPSVDDNIKECPLAPLPPSPLPPSVDDNLKECLFVPLPPSPLPPSVDDNLKECLFVPLPPSPLPPSVDDNLKTPPLATQEAEVEKPPKPKRWRVDEVEQSPKPKRQREAEAQQLPKPKRRRLSKLRTRHCTQAWAIRINP
- the NPIPB8 gene encoding nuclear pore complex-interacting protein family member B8 isoform X4, translating into MVKLSIVLTPQFLSHDQGQLTKELQQHVKSVTCPCEYLRKVINSLAVYRHRETDFGVGVRDHPGQHGKTPSPQKLDNLIIIIIGFLRCYTFNILFCTSCLCVSFLKTIFWSRNGHDGSMDVQQRAWRSNRSRQKGLRSICMHTKKRVSSFRGNKIGLKDVITLRRHVETKVRAKIRKRKVTTKINRHDKINGKRKTARKQKMFQRAQELRRRAEDYHKCKIPPSARKPLCNWVSLFVFLAFEHSLPGQDMDTFFSLQLCAQALQREMAERKAAYRHHSPIPVRMAAAEHRHSSGLPYWLYLTAETLKNRMGRQPPPPTQQHSITDNSLSLKTPPECLLTPLPPSVDDNIKECPLAPLPPSPLPPSVDDNLKECLFVPLPPSPLPPSVDDNLKTPPLATQEAEVEKPPKPKRWRVDEVEQSPKPKRQREAEAQQLPKPKRRRLSKLRTRHCTQAWAIRINP
- the NPIPB8 gene encoding nuclear pore complex-interacting protein family member B8 isoform X7; this encodes MPMRVPEEVTLRNPGSSGRKERPEAGTGSWLGRTRNQVINSLAVYRHRETDFGVGVRDHPGQHGKTPSPQKLDNLIIIIIGFLRCYTFNILFCTSCLCVSFLKTIFWSRNGHDGSMDVQQRAWRSNRSRQKGLRSICMHTKKRVSSFRGNKIGLKDVITLRRHVETKVRAKIRKRKVTTKINRHDKINGKRKTARKQKMFQRAQELRRRAEDYHKCKIPPSARKPLCNWVRMAAAEHRHSSGLPYWLYLTAETLKNRMGRQPPPPTQQHSITDNSLSLKTPPECLLTPLPPSVDDNIKECPLAPLPPSPLPPSVDDNLKECLFVPLPPSPLPPSVDDNLKECLFVPLPPSPLPPSVDDNLKTPPLATQEAEVEKPPKPKRWRVDEVEQSPKPKRQREAEAQQLPKPKRRRLSKLRTRHCTQAWAIRINP
- the NPIPB8 gene encoding nuclear pore complex-interacting protein family member B8 isoform X6, which gives rise to MPLGGDDTQVINSLAVYRHRETDFGVGVRDHPGQHGKTPSPQKLDNLIIIIIGFLRCYTFNILFCTSCLCVSFLKTIFWSRNGHDGSMDVQQRAWRSNRSRQKGLRSICMHTKKRVSSFRGNKIGLKDVITLRRHVETKVRAKIRKRKVTTKINRHDKINGKRKTARKQKMFQRAQELRRRAEDYHKCKIPPSARKPLCNWVSLFVFLAFEHSLPGQDMDTFFSLQLCAQALQREMAERKAAYRHHSPIPVRMAAAEHRHSSGLPYWLYLTAETLKNRMGRQPPPPTQQHSITDNSLSLKTPPECLLTPLPPSVDDNIKECPLAPLPPSPLPPSVDDNLKECLFVPLPPSPLPPSVDDNLKECLFVPLPPSPLPPSVDDNLKTPPLATQEAEVEKPPKPKRWRVDEVEQSPKPKRQREAEAQQLPKPKRRRLSKLRTRHCTQAWAIRINP
- the NPIPB8 gene encoding nuclear pore complex-interacting protein family member B8 isoform X1, with translation MVKLSIVLTPQFLSHDQGQLTKELQQHVKSVTCPCEYLRKVINSLAVYRHRETDFGVGVRDHPGQHGKTPSPQKLDNLIIIIIGFLRCYTFNILFCTSCLCVSFLKTIFWSRNGHDGSMDVQQRAWRSNRSRQKGLRSICMHTKKRVSSFRGNKIGLKDVITLRRHVETKVRAKIRKRKVTTKINRHDKINGKRKTARKQKMFQRAQELRRRAEDYHKCKIPPSARKPLCNWVSLFVFLAFEHSLPGQDMDTFFSLQLCAQALQREMAERKAAYRHHSPIPVRMAAAEHRHSSGLPYWLYLTAETLKNRMGRQPPPPTQQHSITDNSLSLKTPPECLLTPLPPSVDDNIKECPLAPLPPSPLPPSVDDNLKECLFVPLPPSPLPPSVDDNLKECLFVPLPPSPLPPSVDDNLKTPPLATQEAEVEKPPKPKRWRVDEVEQSPKPKRQREAEAQQLPKPKRRRLSKLRTRHCTQAWAIRINP
- the NPIPB8 gene encoding nuclear pore complex-interacting protein family member B8 isoform X8; translation: MRLRFWLLIWLLLGFISHQPTPVINSLAVYRHRETDFGVGVRDHPGQHGKTPSPQKLDNLIIIIIGFLRCYTFNILFCTSCLCVSFLKTIFWSRNGHDGSMDVQQRAWRSNRSRQKGLRSICMHTKKRVSSFRGNKIGLKDVITLRRHVETKVRAKIRKRKVTTKINRHDKINGKRKTARKQKMFQRAQELRRRAEDYHKCKIPPSARKPLCNWVRMAAAEHRHSSGLPYWLYLTAETLKNRMGRQPPPPTQQHSITDNSLSLKTPPECLLTPLPPSVDDNIKECPLAPLPPSPLPPSVDDNLKECLFVPLPPSPLPPSVDDNLKECLFVPLPPSPLPPSVDDNLKTPPLATQEAEVEKPPKPKRWRVDEVEQSPKPKRQREAEAQQLPKPKRRRLSKLRTRHCTQAWAIRINP
- the NPIPB8 gene encoding nuclear pore complex-interacting protein family member B8, producing the protein MVKLSIVLTPQFLSHDQGQLTKELQQHVKSVTCPCEYLRKVINSLAVYRHRETDFGVGVRDHPGQHGKTPSPQKLDNLIIIIIGFLRCYTFNILFCTSCLCVSFLKTIFWSRNGHDGSMDVQQRAWRSNRSRQKGLRSICMHTKKRVSSFRGNKIGLKDVITLRRHVETKVRAKIRKRKVTTKINRHDKINGKRKTARKQKMFQRAQELRRRAEDYHKCKIPPSARKPLCNWVRMAAAEHRHSSGLPYWLYLTAETLKNRMGRQPPPPTQQHSITDNSLSLKTPPECLLTPLPPSVDDNIKECPLAPLPPSPLPPSVDDNLKECLFVPLPPSPLPPSVDDNLKECLFVPLPPSPLPPSVDDNLKTPPLATQEAEVEKPPKPKRWRVDEVEQSPKPKRQREAEAQQLPKPKRRRLSKLRTRHCTQAWAIRINP